The Fundidesulfovibrio magnetotacticus genome includes the window CCGCCACATCCCGGCCGAATCCATGCCCCAGGGCTTCGCGGGCCACAACGCACGCCTGCTGGCCTTCCTGGACTACACCCGCGAGCTGGCCGTGGAGGCCGTGGACATGGCCCGCTTCAAGGCCAACCTCCCCAAAAACGTGGTCTGGCGCATGTACGTCATCTCCACCGGGCCCACCTCCGGCATGGAGAAGTCCATGCCCTATTTCGCGGCGGCCATCGCCGAGTACGCGGGCAAGAGCGGCGACGTGTCCGTGGAAGTTGATTCCGACTTCACCATCCGGCCCGTGAAACCGGCCCCCAAACCCTCAAAAGGCCCGAGGCCATGAACAAACGCACCATCATCGTCTCCGGACTGGCCTGCACCTACCCCCTGGGTGGCGTGGCCTGGGACTACATCCAGTACCTGCACGGCTTCCACAAGCTGGGGCACGACGTCTACTACCTGGAGGACACCGGCGGCTGGGCCTACGACCCCTTCAACGTCACCTTCACGGAAGACTATTCCTACCACATCAAGTACCTCACGGACTATCTCACGGCCCTGGACCCGGACCTGGCCAAACGCTTCTGCGTGCGCGACCCGTCCGACAACTTCCACGGCCTCTCCCAGGAGCAGCTCACCGACGTGGTGAAGCGCGCCGACGTGGTGTTCAACATCTCCACCACCCTCTGGCTGCGCGAGGAGTACCAGGGCATCCCCGTGAAGGTGCTCATCGACTCCGACCCCATGTACACCCAGGCGGGCATCCCTGATTATCTCGCGGGCACGGCCTCCGAGAAGGACGTGAAGAACATCGAGCACATGAAGCTGCACGATCGCTTCTTCAGCTTTGCCGAGAACTTCGGCAAGCCCGGCTGCCTGATCCCCCAGGGCGTCTTCGACTGGCGGCCCACCCGCCAGCCCATGGTCCTTGAGAGCTGGGACACCCCCCGCAAACCCGCCTCCGACGCCTTCACCACGGTGCTCTCCTGGCAACCCAAGGAGTCCGGCCCGGTGATCGGCGGCGTGCAGTACGGCGGCAAGAACATGGAATTCCTGCGCTTCATCGACCTGCCCAGGAAGACCTCCGCCACCCTGGAGCTGGCCCTGGGCCAGGGCAGGCCCCCGCGCGAGATGCTGGAGGAGAAGGGCTGGAAGCTCGAGGACGGCTTCGCCAAGTCCACCACTCCCTGGCTCTACCGCGACTACATCCAGGACAGCTTCGCCGAGTTCTCCATGGCCAAGAACGCCTACGTGGCCTCGCGCTCCGGGTGGTTCTCCTGCCGCAGCACCTGCTACCTGGCGGCAGGGAGGCCCTGCGTGGTGCAGGACACGGGCTTCTCCGAGTTCATGCCCACGGGCGAGGGCGTGCTGGCCTTCTCCAGCGAGGACGAAGCTTTGGCGGGCATCGAAGCCGTGCGCGCCGACTGGGACAGGCATTCCAAGGCCGCGAAGAAGTTCGCGAAAGAGTGGTTCGATTCCGACGCGGTGCTCTCGAAGCTCCTCAAGGAAGCGATGGAGTAGGGCGGCTGGCCCGCCCGGAGGCCGCGCGGAGGCCGTGCGCACCGGCGCTGACCGGCGGCCCTGTCCCGTGTCGGCCTTGCCGTACCGGGCGAGACCCGAGAGGTCTGGCCGGTGTGGGCAGGACCGGAGGGGTCCTGTCCGTGCCGGTCCGGTCCTGTCCGTGCCAGTCCGGTCCGGTCCGGTCCGGTCCGTGCCGGTCCGGTCCGGTCCGTGCCGGTCCGTACGGGGCCGGGCTCAGGGGCCTATCGACTCCCGAAGGAAAGGCCCCCGGTCCCGGAAACCGGCAACGGCGTCGGCGCGCGTTCGCGGGCCGACAACGGAACAACCAACAGATCACAGGACGTAGACGTGAGCCTTTCGCATCGCACGACGCGCCCCAGCCCTGGCCGTCCCCACGCCGCAGGGCGTTACTTCGCCCTGGCCGCCCTCCTGCTGGCGGCCATGCTTCTCGCGCCCGCCGTCGGTCTCGCGCGCGGCTGGTCCGTGGACACGTCCGCCGACGTGCGCTGGCTCGTCACGCCCCAGGGCGAGCGATTCTTTTCGCTGGGCGTGAACACCACCAACGGCGGCTCGAAATTCGACCTGGAAAAGGGCGACAAGGCCTACCACTTCAAGCGCTTCTACCCGGACCTCGCGGCCTGGGGGGCCAAGGCCCAGGAGCGCCTGACGGCCTGGGGCTTCAACACCGCCGGGGGCTGGTCCGAGCCTTCGGCGGTCATGAGCCTGCCGCTCATCCCCGAGATCGACCTGGGCCGCAACGCCAAGCTCCACTGGTACGACATCTTCGCCCCCTCCATGCAGGACGACGCCGACGCCATGGCCCGCGAGATCATGGGCTGGACCAGGAACAATCCCCGCGTGCTGGGCGTGTTCACCGACAACGAGGTGGGCTGGTGGAACGCGCCGCTCTTCTCCTGGCACCTGGAGCGGCCCTGGGCCATCCACTCCAAACGCGTGCTCTGGCGCATGCTCTTCGAGCGCTACGAGGGCAAATGGGAACGGCTTCTTGAGGATTTCGTCCCGGCCTCCGAAGGGCTCGACTCCTTCGAGAAGCTCAAGGAGGGCGGGGCCTCGCTCAAGCTGCGCCCCGGCGGGCGGGGCATCCGTGCCGTGGGGCAGTTCACGCGGCGCATCGCCGGGCGGTACTACGAGCTGGTCTTCCGGGCCATGCGCAAGGCCGCGCCGGAGCTTCTGGTGGTGGGCGACCGCCTGCCTCTCTATTACGACCAGAACGCCGTGCTGGCCCAGAGGGGCTTCGTGGACGTGCTCTCGAGCAACTACAACGTGGACTGCGAGGACGGCTGGGTGGCCCCGTACTACTTCGAGGGCCTGCGCGAGCTCTCGCCCGCGCCGGTGCTCATCTCCGAATTCTTCTTCGCCGCCGACGAGAACCGCAGCGGCAACACCAACAACGGCCACCTGATGCACGTGGCCACCCAGGCCGAGCGCGCCCGGGGCGCGGCCGCCGCCGTGCGCAACTTCGCGGGCTTCCCCAACGTGGCGGGCGTGCACTGGTTCCAGTACAACGACGAGCCCACCGGCGGGCGCGGCGACGGGGAGGACTTCAACATGGGCCTCGTGGACATCCACGACAAGCCCTACGAGCTGCTCACCCAGGCCCTCACGCAGGCCAACGCCCAGGCCCCGGCCATCCACGTCGCCAGCCGCTGGGCGCAGGCCCCGGCCGAGGGCGTGGCCCCGGTGCTCCTGCGCGCCGCGCCCGGGCATTCCGCCGCCGACGGCTCGCTCCTGGACTGGAAGGACAAGGCCGGAACGCGCCTCACGGGCTTCAAGGCCCCCAGGCCCTACGCGCCCTTCGGCGACGTGCACGTGGCCTGGTCCCCGGAGGGGCTTTCGTTCTTCACCATCGCGGGCAACTACGTGGACCTCTCGCTCATGGACGCCGCGAACTTCCCCCTCTCCGAGACCTTCCAGCTGCGCTTCACCGTGGACGCAGGGGCCGGTCCGCGCACCTTCGGCATCCACCTGGCCCCCAGGCCCCATTCGGTGTGGCCCGGCCGCTACGAGCTGGTCCCGCAGCTGTGGCGCTACGAGAACGGCAAGCCCGCAGAGCGCGTGGACGCCCCGGATCTGGTGAAGGCCCTGGACAAGCCCCTGCCCCACATCCAAGTGGAGGGCTTCCTCCCGGCCGGGCTCCTTGGCGTGCAGGCCCTCGGGCCAGGGCAGGAGATCCGCCTTGGCGTGGAGGCCGAGAACTTCTATCGTGAACTGACCATGGCCTGGGCAGGACGGACCGTCGTCCTGGGACAGGCCCTGGACAACGCCGGAGAAAAGCAATGAGCGCGAACATCCTGGTGACGGGCGGGGCGGGCTACATCGGCTCGCACACCTGCAAGGCCCTCAAGGCGGCGGGCTACAACCCCGTCACCTTCGACAGCATGGTCTACGGCCACGAGTGGGCCGTGAAGTGGGGGCCGCTGGTTCGGGGCGACATCCTGGACGGCGAGGCCCTGGACGCCGTGTTCCGGCAGTACGCCCCCCAGGCCGTGCTGCATTTCGCGGCCTTCGCCTACGTGGGCGAGTCCGTCTCCGATCCGGAGAAGTACTACCGCAACAACGTGGTGGGCACGCTGTCGCTGCTTTCGGCCATGCGCCGGGCGTCTTGCCGCCACATCGTGTTCTCCAGCACCTGCGCCACCTACGGCGTGCCCCAGGAGCTGCCCCTGCGGGAGGACCACCCCCAGAAGCCCATCAACCCCTACGGCTGGACCAAGCTCATGATGGAGCAGACCCTGGCCGACTTCGACCACGCCTACGGCATCCGCCATGCCAGCCTGCGCTACTTCAACGCCGCCGGGGCCGACCCCGACGGCGAGATCGGCGAAGACCACGACCCCGAGACCCACCTGATCCCCCTGGTGGTGTACGCCACGCAGGGCAGGCGCGGCCACGTGGAGATCTACGGCACGGACTACGACACCCGCGACGGCACCTGCGTACGCGACTACATCCACGTCACCGACCTGGCCGACGCGCACATCCTGGCCCTGCGCCGCATCCAGGACAAGGACGAAAGCCTCACCGTGAACCTGGGCACCGGCAACGGCCAGACCGTGCGCGAGGTGATAAGGGCCGTGGAGAAGGTCTCGGGCAGGCCCACCCCCGCGAAGGAAGG containing:
- a CDS encoding glycosyltransferase — encoded protein: MNKRTIIVSGLACTYPLGGVAWDYIQYLHGFHKLGHDVYYLEDTGGWAYDPFNVTFTEDYSYHIKYLTDYLTALDPDLAKRFCVRDPSDNFHGLSQEQLTDVVKRADVVFNISTTLWLREEYQGIPVKVLIDSDPMYTQAGIPDYLAGTASEKDVKNIEHMKLHDRFFSFAENFGKPGCLIPQGVFDWRPTRQPMVLESWDTPRKPASDAFTTVLSWQPKESGPVIGGVQYGGKNMEFLRFIDLPRKTSATLELALGQGRPPREMLEEKGWKLEDGFAKSTTPWLYRDYIQDSFAEFSMAKNAYVASRSGWFSCRSTCYLAAGRPCVVQDTGFSEFMPTGEGVLAFSSEDEALAGIEAVRADWDRHSKAAKKFAKEWFDSDAVLSKLLKEAME
- the galE gene encoding UDP-glucose 4-epimerase GalE encodes the protein MSANILVTGGAGYIGSHTCKALKAAGYNPVTFDSMVYGHEWAVKWGPLVRGDILDGEALDAVFRQYAPQAVLHFAAFAYVGESVSDPEKYYRNNVVGTLSLLSAMRRASCRHIVFSSTCATYGVPQELPLREDHPQKPINPYGWTKLMMEQTLADFDHAYGIRHASLRYFNAAGADPDGEIGEDHDPETHLIPLVVYATQGRRGHVEIYGTDYDTRDGTCVRDYIHVTDLADAHILALRRIQDKDESLTVNLGTGNGQTVREVIRAVEKVSGRPTPAKEGPRRPGDPPGLYARADKACELLGWKPQFGDVETIVGTAWKWHEKHR